In Zerene cesonia ecotype Mississippi chromosome 17, Zerene_cesonia_1.1, whole genome shotgun sequence, a single genomic region encodes these proteins:
- the LOC119833566 gene encoding liprin-beta-1 isoform X4, producing the protein MSDREFLTEPFEEEEDGERTAVGYVHPAVRSYMYSPMGGDSDSPDETTVKCSGWTDRTAPAQRADSSDSDTSSSEDDDDSDGQEYVTRDRDEDYRTLTPNRRSDNSTRCDGDFKWMPSVDMMDDTGDMHSVGSRGNNCNSASLERRRRTPSDRGERDRKTRSSLSTKPPQHPSVPRVSPRPRHSRNEETPPELQRRWNSYEHFRWPEGGWWPPMCWCHGPPPPPPCCMHEHSNWPSHPSLAPVPSRSFKNDAEDRVRRLEADKESLQLQVQVLSEQIAAQTEKMTDLERSLHDARQRLDDTEQRLQKEMLQRSSLETQKLELLSKLSEVRLRAAERGVLERSPPPDAPLVRPAPPRTPPANYGRQIERNTHAYSSLPRSSVLAADARLAFGKHNINNMVVARGRGHSVPNLAEKEDAIPRGSPSPSLREVRARLGSGGVRLEGDELSRSSLRASAPRQRPHTMPWQTTDVRQWDCDTTCGWLEQLGLDAYAAAARTWLGASPDARGVLASASPANIEKELGIKHPMHKKKIVLAITDLLGGHGDAMLTAAGRLDTAWALRWLEDVGVCGARAAAAEAALDARLLHRLTHSDLYNHLRVTHALHALSIRRGIQVLRDNKFNPDTMIRRAAEGEVALVGSDVEGDSGGAGAGAGAGPAVGGAGSTPAAELARWSSHRVMQWLKEIDLAEYAPNLRGAGVHGGLMLLEPRFTAELLAALLNIPANKTLLRRHLTQRFNDLLGRDVIQQKRNAEQTLGYQPLTATTKYKVPKRSQFSLKRKKSREEELGELVCPLHDDCSGDAGDGTTRAKSAAAGESGACPPRDVTRGH; encoded by the exons ATGTCCGACCGCGAATTTCTAACGGAACCCTTTGAGGAGGAAGAAGATGGAGAACGGACGGCTGTCGGTTATGTTCATCCAGCCGTCCGTTCTTACATGTACTCCCCAATGG GCGGTGACTCGGACAGTCCTGATGAAACGACAGTGAAATGTTCGGGATGGACAGATCGTACTGCGCCAGCTCAGCGAGCTGATTCATCTGATTCTGACACTTCTTCAAGTGAAGATGATGACGATTCCGACGGTCAAGAATATGTGACGCGTGATCGCGATGAAGATTACCGCACTCTTACGCCCAATAGACGTTCTGATAACAGCACGCGATGTGATGGTGATTTTAAATGGATGCCCAGTGTAGACATGATGGACGATACAGGGGATATGCATTCAGTGGGTTCTCGTGGTAATAATTGCAATTCAGCGAGCTTAGAAAGAAGGCGTCGCACGCCCAGTGACCGGGGAGAACGTGACCGTAAAACAAGGTCATCGTTGTCAACAAAACCGCCACAACATCCGTCGGTCCCACGGGTATCTCCTAGGCCGCGTCACTCGAGAAATGAAGAAACACCACCTGAATTGCAGCGACGTTGGAATTCTTATGAACATTTTCGATGGCCAGAAGGCGGATGGTGGCCACCTATGTGTTGGTGTCACGGGCCTCCCCCGCCACCTCCTTGTTGCATGCATGAACATAGTAATTGGCCGTCACATCCATCCCTAGCACCAGTTCCTTCTCGTTCGTTTAAG aaTGACGCAGAAGATCGAGTGCGGCGGCTGGAGGCGGATAAGGAGAGCTTACAGCTACAAGTGCAGGTTTTGTCAGAACAAATTGCGGCACAGACGGAGAAGATGACGGACTTGGAGCGATCGTTACATGATGCGCGACAGCGGCTGGACGATACTGAACAAAGACTGCAAAAG GAAATGCTGCAGCGTTCATCGCTCGAGACGCAAAAGTTGGAATTGCTGTCGAAGTTGAGCGAAGTTCGGTTGCGGGCCGCCGAGCGGGGCGTGCTGGAGCGGTCGCCGCCGCCCGACGCGCCCCTCGTCCGCCCGGCACCACCGAGG ACGCCGCCCGCGAACTACGGGCGGCAGATCGAGCGCAACACGCACGCGTACTCGTCGCTGCCGCGCTCGTCGGTGCTGGCGGCGGACGCGCGGCTCGCGTTCGGTAAACACAACATCAACAACATGGTGGTGGCTCGCGGCCGCGGACACTCCGTGCCCAATCTAG CAGAGAAAGAAGACGCTATACCGCGGGGCAGTCCGTCGCCGTCGCTACGCGAGGTGCGAGCTCGCCTGGGCAGCGGGGGGGTGCGGTTGGAGGGGGACGAGCTGTCCCGCTCCTCGCTGCGTGCTTCCGCCCCGCGGCAACGGCCGCACACTATGCCGTG gcAAACGACAGACGTGCGACAGTGGGACTGCGACACCACATGCGGCTGGCTCGAGCAGCTCGGGCTGGACGCGTACGCGGCGGCCGCGCGCACCTGGCTCGGCGCTTCGCCGGACGCTCGCGGCGTGCTCGCCTCCGCTTCGCCCGCTAATATCGAGAAGGAGCTGGGGATCAAGCACCCGATGCACAAGAAGAAGATTGTGCTCGCCATTACTGATCTTTTG GGTGGCCACGGGGACGCGATGCTAACGGCGGCCGGCCGGCTGGACACGGCTTGGGCGCTGCGGTGGCTAGAGGACGTGGGCGTgtgcggcgcgcgcgcggccgCGGCCGAGGCGGCGCTCGACGCGCGCCTGCTGCACCGCCTCACGCACTCCGACCTGTACAACCACCTGCGGGTCACGCATGCGCTGCACGCACTTTCTATCAGGAGAG GCATCCAAGTGCTCCGCGACAACAAGTTCAACCCGGACACGATGATACGTCGCGCGGCGGAGGGCGAGGTGGCGCTCGTGGGCTCCGACGTGGAGGGCGACAgcgggggcgcgggcgcgggggcgggggcgggcCCGGCCGTGGGGGGCGCGGGGAGCACGCCCGCCGCCGAGCTCGCGCGCTGGTCCTCGCACCGCGTCATGCAGTGGCTGAAGGAGATCGACCTGGCGGAGTACGCGCCCAACCTGCGCGGTGCGG GTGTTCATGGAGGTCTGATGTTGCTGGAGCCACGTTTCACAGCCGAGCTACTTGCGGCGCTCCTCAATATTCCCGCTAACAAGACGCTGTTGCGGCGACATCTCACGCAGAG GTTTAACGATCTATTAGGACGGGACGTGATTCAACAGAAGCGTAACGCCGAACAAACGTTGGGCTACCAGCCGCTCACTGCTACTACCAAATATAAG GTGCCAAAGAGAAGTCAATTCTCGCTGAAACGCAAGAAAAGCCGCGAGGAAGAACTAGGCGAGCTCGTGTGTCCTTTACACGACGACTGCTCAGGTGACGCGGGTGACGGT ACGACGAGAGCAAAATCAGCGGCAGCCGGCGAGTCGGGTGCCTGTCCCCCGCGTGACGTCACGCGCGGTCACTAG
- the LOC119833566 gene encoding liprin-beta-1 isoform X2, protein MRERGRGGSIVAATIAALHSRSAIDVKSQLVNPRPTTEVDRNVLRSLRNNIHEDQLRRISGISERPLSTASETSERDSASIQSSEEPPLHESGDSDSPDETTVKCSGWTDRTAPAQRADSSDSDTSSSEDDDDSDGQEYVTRDRDEDYRTLTPNRRSDNSTRCDGDFKWMPSVDMMDDTGDMHSVGSRGNNCNSASLERRRRTPSDRGERDRKTRSSLSTKPPQHPSVPRVSPRPRHSRNEETPPELQRRWNSYEHFRWPEGGWWPPMCWCHGPPPPPPCCMHEHSNWPSHPSLAPVPSRSFKNDAEDRVRRLEADKESLQLQVQVLSEQIAAQTEKMTDLERSLHDARQRLDDTEQRLQKEMLQRSSLETQKLELLSKLSEVRLRAAERGVLERSPPPDAPLVRPAPPRTPPANYGRQIERNTHAYSSLPRSSVLAADARLAFGKHNINNMVVARGRGHSVPNLAEKEDAIPRGSPSPSLREVRARLGSGGVRLEGDELSRSSLRASAPRQRPHTMPWQTTDVRQWDCDTTCGWLEQLGLDAYAAAARTWLGASPDARGVLASASPANIEKELGIKHPMHKKKIVLAITDLLGGHGDAMLTAAGRLDTAWALRWLEDVGVCGARAAAAEAALDARLLHRLTHSDLYNHLRVTHALHALSIRRGIQVLRDNKFNPDTMIRRAAEGEVALVGSDVEGDSGGAGAGAGAGPAVGGAGSTPAAELARWSSHRVMQWLKEIDLAEYAPNLRGAGVHGGLMLLEPRFTAELLAALLNIPANKTLLRRHLTQRFNDLLGRDVIQQKRNAEQTLGYQPLTATTKYKVPKRSQFSLKRKKSREEELGELVCPLHDDCSDDESKISGSRRVGCLSPA, encoded by the exons ATGCGTGAGCGCGGCCGCGGGGGATCAATCGTGGCTGCCACTATAGCTGCGTTGCATAGTCGATCGGCTATTGATGTAAAATCTCAACTGGTCAATCCACGTCCAACCACCGAAGTGGACAGGAACGTGTTGCGATCTCttcgaaataatattcatgaaGATCAATTGCGACGGATATCTGGGATCAGTGAACGCCCTTTATCAACAGCATCAGAAACGTCCGAGCGTGATTCCGCGTCCATTCAATCGAGCGAGGAACCTCCCTTGCACGAGA GCGGTGACTCGGACAGTCCTGATGAAACGACAGTGAAATGTTCGGGATGGACAGATCGTACTGCGCCAGCTCAGCGAGCTGATTCATCTGATTCTGACACTTCTTCAAGTGAAGATGATGACGATTCCGACGGTCAAGAATATGTGACGCGTGATCGCGATGAAGATTACCGCACTCTTACGCCCAATAGACGTTCTGATAACAGCACGCGATGTGATGGTGATTTTAAATGGATGCCCAGTGTAGACATGATGGACGATACAGGGGATATGCATTCAGTGGGTTCTCGTGGTAATAATTGCAATTCAGCGAGCTTAGAAAGAAGGCGTCGCACGCCCAGTGACCGGGGAGAACGTGACCGTAAAACAAGGTCATCGTTGTCAACAAAACCGCCACAACATCCGTCGGTCCCACGGGTATCTCCTAGGCCGCGTCACTCGAGAAATGAAGAAACACCACCTGAATTGCAGCGACGTTGGAATTCTTATGAACATTTTCGATGGCCAGAAGGCGGATGGTGGCCACCTATGTGTTGGTGTCACGGGCCTCCCCCGCCACCTCCTTGTTGCATGCATGAACATAGTAATTGGCCGTCACATCCATCCCTAGCACCAGTTCCTTCTCGTTCGTTTAAG aaTGACGCAGAAGATCGAGTGCGGCGGCTGGAGGCGGATAAGGAGAGCTTACAGCTACAAGTGCAGGTTTTGTCAGAACAAATTGCGGCACAGACGGAGAAGATGACGGACTTGGAGCGATCGTTACATGATGCGCGACAGCGGCTGGACGATACTGAACAAAGACTGCAAAAG GAAATGCTGCAGCGTTCATCGCTCGAGACGCAAAAGTTGGAATTGCTGTCGAAGTTGAGCGAAGTTCGGTTGCGGGCCGCCGAGCGGGGCGTGCTGGAGCGGTCGCCGCCGCCCGACGCGCCCCTCGTCCGCCCGGCACCACCGAGG ACGCCGCCCGCGAACTACGGGCGGCAGATCGAGCGCAACACGCACGCGTACTCGTCGCTGCCGCGCTCGTCGGTGCTGGCGGCGGACGCGCGGCTCGCGTTCGGTAAACACAACATCAACAACATGGTGGTGGCTCGCGGCCGCGGACACTCCGTGCCCAATCTAG CAGAGAAAGAAGACGCTATACCGCGGGGCAGTCCGTCGCCGTCGCTACGCGAGGTGCGAGCTCGCCTGGGCAGCGGGGGGGTGCGGTTGGAGGGGGACGAGCTGTCCCGCTCCTCGCTGCGTGCTTCCGCCCCGCGGCAACGGCCGCACACTATGCCGTG gcAAACGACAGACGTGCGACAGTGGGACTGCGACACCACATGCGGCTGGCTCGAGCAGCTCGGGCTGGACGCGTACGCGGCGGCCGCGCGCACCTGGCTCGGCGCTTCGCCGGACGCTCGCGGCGTGCTCGCCTCCGCTTCGCCCGCTAATATCGAGAAGGAGCTGGGGATCAAGCACCCGATGCACAAGAAGAAGATTGTGCTCGCCATTACTGATCTTTTG GGTGGCCACGGGGACGCGATGCTAACGGCGGCCGGCCGGCTGGACACGGCTTGGGCGCTGCGGTGGCTAGAGGACGTGGGCGTgtgcggcgcgcgcgcggccgCGGCCGAGGCGGCGCTCGACGCGCGCCTGCTGCACCGCCTCACGCACTCCGACCTGTACAACCACCTGCGGGTCACGCATGCGCTGCACGCACTTTCTATCAGGAGAG GCATCCAAGTGCTCCGCGACAACAAGTTCAACCCGGACACGATGATACGTCGCGCGGCGGAGGGCGAGGTGGCGCTCGTGGGCTCCGACGTGGAGGGCGACAgcgggggcgcgggcgcgggggcgggggcgggcCCGGCCGTGGGGGGCGCGGGGAGCACGCCCGCCGCCGAGCTCGCGCGCTGGTCCTCGCACCGCGTCATGCAGTGGCTGAAGGAGATCGACCTGGCGGAGTACGCGCCCAACCTGCGCGGTGCGG GTGTTCATGGAGGTCTGATGTTGCTGGAGCCACGTTTCACAGCCGAGCTACTTGCGGCGCTCCTCAATATTCCCGCTAACAAGACGCTGTTGCGGCGACATCTCACGCAGAG GTTTAACGATCTATTAGGACGGGACGTGATTCAACAGAAGCGTAACGCCGAACAAACGTTGGGCTACCAGCCGCTCACTGCTACTACCAAATATAAG GTGCCAAAGAGAAGTCAATTCTCGCTGAAACGCAAGAAAAGCCGCGAGGAAGAACTAGGCGAGCTCGTGTGTCCTTTACACGACGACTGCTCAG ACGACGAGAGCAAAATCAGCGGCAGCCGGCGAGTCGGGTGCCTGTCCCCCGCGTGA
- the LOC119833566 gene encoding liprin-beta-1 isoform X1 — MRERGRGGSIVAATIAALHSRSAIDVKSQLVNPRPTTEVDRNVLRSLRNNIHEDQLRRISGISERPLSTASETSERDSASIQSSEEPPLHESGDSDSPDETTVKCSGWTDRTAPAQRADSSDSDTSSSEDDDDSDGQEYVTRDRDEDYRTLTPNRRSDNSTRCDGDFKWMPSVDMMDDTGDMHSVGSRGNNCNSASLERRRRTPSDRGERDRKTRSSLSTKPPQHPSVPRVSPRPRHSRNEETPPELQRRWNSYEHFRWPEGGWWPPMCWCHGPPPPPPCCMHEHSNWPSHPSLAPVPSRSFKNDAEDRVRRLEADKESLQLQVQVLSEQIAAQTEKMTDLERSLHDARQRLDDTEQRLQKEMLQRSSLETQKLELLSKLSEVRLRAAERGVLERSPPPDAPLVRPAPPRTPPANYGRQIERNTHAYSSLPRSSVLAADARLAFGKHNINNMVVARGRGHSVPNLAEKEDAIPRGSPSPSLREVRARLGSGGVRLEGDELSRSSLRASAPRQRPHTMPWQTTDVRQWDCDTTCGWLEQLGLDAYAAAARTWLGASPDARGVLASASPANIEKELGIKHPMHKKKIVLAITDLLGGHGDAMLTAAGRLDTAWALRWLEDVGVCGARAAAAEAALDARLLHRLTHSDLYNHLRVTHALHALSIRRGIQVLRDNKFNPDTMIRRAAEGEVALVGSDVEGDSGGAGAGAGAGPAVGGAGSTPAAELARWSSHRVMQWLKEIDLAEYAPNLRGAGVHGGLMLLEPRFTAELLAALLNIPANKTLLRRHLTQRFNDLLGRDVIQQKRNAEQTLGYQPLTATTKYKVPKRSQFSLKRKKSREEELGELVCPLHDDCSGDAGDGTTRAKSAAAGESGACPPRDVTRGH; from the exons ATGCGTGAGCGCGGCCGCGGGGGATCAATCGTGGCTGCCACTATAGCTGCGTTGCATAGTCGATCGGCTATTGATGTAAAATCTCAACTGGTCAATCCACGTCCAACCACCGAAGTGGACAGGAACGTGTTGCGATCTCttcgaaataatattcatgaaGATCAATTGCGACGGATATCTGGGATCAGTGAACGCCCTTTATCAACAGCATCAGAAACGTCCGAGCGTGATTCCGCGTCCATTCAATCGAGCGAGGAACCTCCCTTGCACGAGA GCGGTGACTCGGACAGTCCTGATGAAACGACAGTGAAATGTTCGGGATGGACAGATCGTACTGCGCCAGCTCAGCGAGCTGATTCATCTGATTCTGACACTTCTTCAAGTGAAGATGATGACGATTCCGACGGTCAAGAATATGTGACGCGTGATCGCGATGAAGATTACCGCACTCTTACGCCCAATAGACGTTCTGATAACAGCACGCGATGTGATGGTGATTTTAAATGGATGCCCAGTGTAGACATGATGGACGATACAGGGGATATGCATTCAGTGGGTTCTCGTGGTAATAATTGCAATTCAGCGAGCTTAGAAAGAAGGCGTCGCACGCCCAGTGACCGGGGAGAACGTGACCGTAAAACAAGGTCATCGTTGTCAACAAAACCGCCACAACATCCGTCGGTCCCACGGGTATCTCCTAGGCCGCGTCACTCGAGAAATGAAGAAACACCACCTGAATTGCAGCGACGTTGGAATTCTTATGAACATTTTCGATGGCCAGAAGGCGGATGGTGGCCACCTATGTGTTGGTGTCACGGGCCTCCCCCGCCACCTCCTTGTTGCATGCATGAACATAGTAATTGGCCGTCACATCCATCCCTAGCACCAGTTCCTTCTCGTTCGTTTAAG aaTGACGCAGAAGATCGAGTGCGGCGGCTGGAGGCGGATAAGGAGAGCTTACAGCTACAAGTGCAGGTTTTGTCAGAACAAATTGCGGCACAGACGGAGAAGATGACGGACTTGGAGCGATCGTTACATGATGCGCGACAGCGGCTGGACGATACTGAACAAAGACTGCAAAAG GAAATGCTGCAGCGTTCATCGCTCGAGACGCAAAAGTTGGAATTGCTGTCGAAGTTGAGCGAAGTTCGGTTGCGGGCCGCCGAGCGGGGCGTGCTGGAGCGGTCGCCGCCGCCCGACGCGCCCCTCGTCCGCCCGGCACCACCGAGG ACGCCGCCCGCGAACTACGGGCGGCAGATCGAGCGCAACACGCACGCGTACTCGTCGCTGCCGCGCTCGTCGGTGCTGGCGGCGGACGCGCGGCTCGCGTTCGGTAAACACAACATCAACAACATGGTGGTGGCTCGCGGCCGCGGACACTCCGTGCCCAATCTAG CAGAGAAAGAAGACGCTATACCGCGGGGCAGTCCGTCGCCGTCGCTACGCGAGGTGCGAGCTCGCCTGGGCAGCGGGGGGGTGCGGTTGGAGGGGGACGAGCTGTCCCGCTCCTCGCTGCGTGCTTCCGCCCCGCGGCAACGGCCGCACACTATGCCGTG gcAAACGACAGACGTGCGACAGTGGGACTGCGACACCACATGCGGCTGGCTCGAGCAGCTCGGGCTGGACGCGTACGCGGCGGCCGCGCGCACCTGGCTCGGCGCTTCGCCGGACGCTCGCGGCGTGCTCGCCTCCGCTTCGCCCGCTAATATCGAGAAGGAGCTGGGGATCAAGCACCCGATGCACAAGAAGAAGATTGTGCTCGCCATTACTGATCTTTTG GGTGGCCACGGGGACGCGATGCTAACGGCGGCCGGCCGGCTGGACACGGCTTGGGCGCTGCGGTGGCTAGAGGACGTGGGCGTgtgcggcgcgcgcgcggccgCGGCCGAGGCGGCGCTCGACGCGCGCCTGCTGCACCGCCTCACGCACTCCGACCTGTACAACCACCTGCGGGTCACGCATGCGCTGCACGCACTTTCTATCAGGAGAG GCATCCAAGTGCTCCGCGACAACAAGTTCAACCCGGACACGATGATACGTCGCGCGGCGGAGGGCGAGGTGGCGCTCGTGGGCTCCGACGTGGAGGGCGACAgcgggggcgcgggcgcgggggcgggggcgggcCCGGCCGTGGGGGGCGCGGGGAGCACGCCCGCCGCCGAGCTCGCGCGCTGGTCCTCGCACCGCGTCATGCAGTGGCTGAAGGAGATCGACCTGGCGGAGTACGCGCCCAACCTGCGCGGTGCGG GTGTTCATGGAGGTCTGATGTTGCTGGAGCCACGTTTCACAGCCGAGCTACTTGCGGCGCTCCTCAATATTCCCGCTAACAAGACGCTGTTGCGGCGACATCTCACGCAGAG GTTTAACGATCTATTAGGACGGGACGTGATTCAACAGAAGCGTAACGCCGAACAAACGTTGGGCTACCAGCCGCTCACTGCTACTACCAAATATAAG GTGCCAAAGAGAAGTCAATTCTCGCTGAAACGCAAGAAAAGCCGCGAGGAAGAACTAGGCGAGCTCGTGTGTCCTTTACACGACGACTGCTCAGGTGACGCGGGTGACGGT ACGACGAGAGCAAAATCAGCGGCAGCCGGCGAGTCGGGTGCCTGTCCCCCGCGTGACGTCACGCGCGGTCACTAG
- the LOC119833566 gene encoding kazrin isoform X3, whose amino-acid sequence MRERGRGGSIVAATIAALHSRSAIDVKSQLVNPRPTTEVDRNVLRSLRNNIHEDQLRRISGISERPLSTASETSERDSASIQSSEEPPLHESGDSDSPDETTVKCSGWTDRTAPAQRADSSDSDTSSSEDDDDSDGQEYVTRDRDEDYRTLTPNRRSDNSTRCDGDFKWMPSVDMMDDTGDMHSVGSRGNNCNSASLERRRRTPSDRGERDRKTRSSLSTKPPQHPSVPRVSPRPRHSRNEETPPELQRRWNSYEHFRWPEGGWWPPMCWCHGPPPPPPCCMHEHSNWPSHPSLAPVPSRSFKNDAEDRVRRLEADKESLQLQVQVLSEQIAAQTEKMTDLERSLHDARQRLDDTEQRLQKEMLQRSSLETQKLELLSKLSEVRLRAAERGVLERSPPPDAPLVRPAPPRTPPANYGRQIERNTHAYSSLPRSSVLAADARLAFAEKEDAIPRGSPSPSLREVRARLGSGGVRLEGDELSRSSLRASAPRQRPHTMPWQTTDVRQWDCDTTCGWLEQLGLDAYAAAARTWLGASPDARGVLASASPANIEKELGIKHPMHKKKIVLAITDLLGGHGDAMLTAAGRLDTAWALRWLEDVGVCGARAAAAEAALDARLLHRLTHSDLYNHLRVTHALHALSIRRGIQVLRDNKFNPDTMIRRAAEGEVALVGSDVEGDSGGAGAGAGAGPAVGGAGSTPAAELARWSSHRVMQWLKEIDLAEYAPNLRGAGVHGGLMLLEPRFTAELLAALLNIPANKTLLRRHLTQRFNDLLGRDVIQQKRNAEQTLGYQPLTATTKYKVPKRSQFSLKRKKSREEELGELVCPLHDDCSGDAGDGTTRAKSAAAGESGACPPRDVTRGH is encoded by the exons ATGCGTGAGCGCGGCCGCGGGGGATCAATCGTGGCTGCCACTATAGCTGCGTTGCATAGTCGATCGGCTATTGATGTAAAATCTCAACTGGTCAATCCACGTCCAACCACCGAAGTGGACAGGAACGTGTTGCGATCTCttcgaaataatattcatgaaGATCAATTGCGACGGATATCTGGGATCAGTGAACGCCCTTTATCAACAGCATCAGAAACGTCCGAGCGTGATTCCGCGTCCATTCAATCGAGCGAGGAACCTCCCTTGCACGAGA GCGGTGACTCGGACAGTCCTGATGAAACGACAGTGAAATGTTCGGGATGGACAGATCGTACTGCGCCAGCTCAGCGAGCTGATTCATCTGATTCTGACACTTCTTCAAGTGAAGATGATGACGATTCCGACGGTCAAGAATATGTGACGCGTGATCGCGATGAAGATTACCGCACTCTTACGCCCAATAGACGTTCTGATAACAGCACGCGATGTGATGGTGATTTTAAATGGATGCCCAGTGTAGACATGATGGACGATACAGGGGATATGCATTCAGTGGGTTCTCGTGGTAATAATTGCAATTCAGCGAGCTTAGAAAGAAGGCGTCGCACGCCCAGTGACCGGGGAGAACGTGACCGTAAAACAAGGTCATCGTTGTCAACAAAACCGCCACAACATCCGTCGGTCCCACGGGTATCTCCTAGGCCGCGTCACTCGAGAAATGAAGAAACACCACCTGAATTGCAGCGACGTTGGAATTCTTATGAACATTTTCGATGGCCAGAAGGCGGATGGTGGCCACCTATGTGTTGGTGTCACGGGCCTCCCCCGCCACCTCCTTGTTGCATGCATGAACATAGTAATTGGCCGTCACATCCATCCCTAGCACCAGTTCCTTCTCGTTCGTTTAAG aaTGACGCAGAAGATCGAGTGCGGCGGCTGGAGGCGGATAAGGAGAGCTTACAGCTACAAGTGCAGGTTTTGTCAGAACAAATTGCGGCACAGACGGAGAAGATGACGGACTTGGAGCGATCGTTACATGATGCGCGACAGCGGCTGGACGATACTGAACAAAGACTGCAAAAG GAAATGCTGCAGCGTTCATCGCTCGAGACGCAAAAGTTGGAATTGCTGTCGAAGTTGAGCGAAGTTCGGTTGCGGGCCGCCGAGCGGGGCGTGCTGGAGCGGTCGCCGCCGCCCGACGCGCCCCTCGTCCGCCCGGCACCACCGAGG ACGCCGCCCGCGAACTACGGGCGGCAGATCGAGCGCAACACGCACGCGTACTCGTCGCTGCCGCGCTCGTCGGTGCTGGCGGCGGACGCGCGGCTCGCGTTCG CAGAGAAAGAAGACGCTATACCGCGGGGCAGTCCGTCGCCGTCGCTACGCGAGGTGCGAGCTCGCCTGGGCAGCGGGGGGGTGCGGTTGGAGGGGGACGAGCTGTCCCGCTCCTCGCTGCGTGCTTCCGCCCCGCGGCAACGGCCGCACACTATGCCGTG gcAAACGACAGACGTGCGACAGTGGGACTGCGACACCACATGCGGCTGGCTCGAGCAGCTCGGGCTGGACGCGTACGCGGCGGCCGCGCGCACCTGGCTCGGCGCTTCGCCGGACGCTCGCGGCGTGCTCGCCTCCGCTTCGCCCGCTAATATCGAGAAGGAGCTGGGGATCAAGCACCCGATGCACAAGAAGAAGATTGTGCTCGCCATTACTGATCTTTTG GGTGGCCACGGGGACGCGATGCTAACGGCGGCCGGCCGGCTGGACACGGCTTGGGCGCTGCGGTGGCTAGAGGACGTGGGCGTgtgcggcgcgcgcgcggccgCGGCCGAGGCGGCGCTCGACGCGCGCCTGCTGCACCGCCTCACGCACTCCGACCTGTACAACCACCTGCGGGTCACGCATGCGCTGCACGCACTTTCTATCAGGAGAG GCATCCAAGTGCTCCGCGACAACAAGTTCAACCCGGACACGATGATACGTCGCGCGGCGGAGGGCGAGGTGGCGCTCGTGGGCTCCGACGTGGAGGGCGACAgcgggggcgcgggcgcgggggcgggggcgggcCCGGCCGTGGGGGGCGCGGGGAGCACGCCCGCCGCCGAGCTCGCGCGCTGGTCCTCGCACCGCGTCATGCAGTGGCTGAAGGAGATCGACCTGGCGGAGTACGCGCCCAACCTGCGCGGTGCGG GTGTTCATGGAGGTCTGATGTTGCTGGAGCCACGTTTCACAGCCGAGCTACTTGCGGCGCTCCTCAATATTCCCGCTAACAAGACGCTGTTGCGGCGACATCTCACGCAGAG GTTTAACGATCTATTAGGACGGGACGTGATTCAACAGAAGCGTAACGCCGAACAAACGTTGGGCTACCAGCCGCTCACTGCTACTACCAAATATAAG GTGCCAAAGAGAAGTCAATTCTCGCTGAAACGCAAGAAAAGCCGCGAGGAAGAACTAGGCGAGCTCGTGTGTCCTTTACACGACGACTGCTCAGGTGACGCGGGTGACGGT ACGACGAGAGCAAAATCAGCGGCAGCCGGCGAGTCGGGTGCCTGTCCCCCGCGTGACGTCACGCGCGGTCACTAG